A DNA window from Burkholderia sp. HI2500 contains the following coding sequences:
- a CDS encoding ATP-binding protein, whose product MTDPTTHRARAVFPFAALVAQDALQQALLLAAIDPSLGGVLVSGPRGTAKSTAARGLAELLPEGQFVTLPLSASDEQVTGTLDLAHALAENGVRFRPGLLARAHLGVLYVDEVNLLADGLVDTLLDVAASGVNIVERDGVSHAHDARFVLIGTMNPEEGELRPQLLDRFGLMVELENCFDAAQRERIVKARLAFDLDPDAFRARHASAQRELGDRIHAARARLAALDFDDAVHARVSALCIDAAVDGLRADLVMLRAARALAALEQADAVTVSHVERVADAVLRHRRHAGAPPSSGAPQRGDERDGRSAPDTQAMRERPDDASGVAKNDATASQGDWGYLRPEPAGLRDVKGVVPLPLKKR is encoded by the coding sequence ATGACCGATCCGACGACGCACCGCGCCCGCGCGGTTTTTCCGTTTGCGGCGCTCGTCGCGCAGGACGCATTGCAGCAGGCGCTGCTGCTCGCCGCGATCGACCCGTCGCTCGGCGGCGTGCTCGTGAGCGGGCCGCGCGGCACCGCGAAATCGACCGCGGCGCGCGGCCTGGCGGAGCTGTTGCCCGAAGGGCAGTTCGTCACGCTGCCGCTGTCGGCGAGCGACGAGCAGGTGACGGGTACGCTCGATCTCGCGCATGCACTCGCTGAAAACGGCGTGCGCTTCCGGCCGGGCCTGCTCGCGCGGGCGCATCTCGGCGTGCTGTACGTCGACGAAGTGAACCTGCTCGCCGACGGGCTCGTCGACACGCTGCTCGACGTCGCCGCGAGCGGCGTGAACATCGTCGAGCGCGATGGCGTGTCGCACGCGCACGATGCGCGCTTCGTGCTCATCGGTACGATGAATCCGGAGGAGGGCGAGCTGCGTCCGCAACTGCTCGACCGCTTCGGTCTGATGGTCGAGCTGGAGAACTGCTTCGACGCCGCGCAGCGCGAGCGGATCGTGAAGGCGCGGCTTGCCTTCGATCTCGATCCGGATGCGTTCCGCGCACGTCATGCGTCCGCGCAGCGCGAACTCGGCGACCGGATTCACGCGGCACGCGCACGGCTCGCGGCGCTCGATTTCGACGATGCGGTCCATGCACGCGTCAGCGCGCTGTGCATCGACGCGGCTGTCGACGGGCTGCGCGCCGATCTCGTGATGCTGCGCGCGGCGCGTGCGCTCGCCGCGCTGGAGCAGGCCGACGCGGTGACGGTGTCGCATGTGGAGCGGGTGGCCGACGCGGTGCTGCGACATCGGCGCCACGCGGGCGCGCCGCCCTCGTCCGGCGCACCGCAACGCGGCGACGAACGCGACGGTCGCTCTGCGCCCGATACGCAAGCTATGCGCGAGCGCCCCGATGATGCGTCGGGTGTGGCGAAGAACGATGCCACGGCATCCCAGGGCGACTGGGGCTACCTGCGGCCCGAGCCGGCCGGGCTGCGCGACGTGAAAGGCGTGGTGCCGCTGCCGCTAAAAAAACGCTGA
- a CDS encoding vWA domain-containing protein, translating to MPGTVRAGTAVAWPATLAAKRGGPLQRDHLRFRQRAGTPHALHCFVLDCSASMLSHERLALAKGLIVAYFDQAARDRVETALICFGGHGAVRRFGPAVPRWWNARWLEPVEGGGGTPLADGIAAAAQMLARAARRAPAKQRWLWVLSDGRTRETPAKPAAADHVVFVDFDDAAVRIGQGARLAAAWGAQWVTADALCTGRAG from the coding sequence GTGCCGGGCACGGTGCGCGCCGGCACGGCCGTGGCGTGGCCGGCGACGCTCGCCGCGAAGCGCGGCGGCCCGCTGCAGCGCGACCATCTGCGCTTTCGCCAACGCGCCGGCACGCCGCACGCACTGCATTGCTTCGTGCTCGACTGCTCGGCGTCGATGCTGTCGCACGAGCGGCTCGCACTGGCGAAGGGGCTGATCGTCGCGTATTTCGACCAGGCCGCGCGCGACCGTGTCGAAACCGCGCTGATCTGTTTCGGCGGCCATGGCGCCGTGCGCCGCTTCGGCCCGGCCGTGCCGCGCTGGTGGAATGCGCGCTGGCTCGAACCGGTCGAAGGCGGCGGCGGCACGCCGCTCGCGGACGGCATCGCGGCCGCCGCGCAAATGCTCGCACGCGCGGCGCGGCGCGCGCCGGCCAAGCAGCGCTGGCTGTGGGTGCTGTCCGACGGCCGCACGCGCGAGACGCCCGCGAAACCCGCGGCGGCCGATCACGTCGTGTTCGTCGACTTCGACGATGCGGCCGTGCGGATCGGGCAGGGCGCGCGGCTGGCCGCGGCGTGGGGCGCGCAGTGGGTGACGGCCGACGCGCTGTGCACGGGCCGCGCCGGCTGA
- a CDS encoding YaiI/YqxD family protein has protein sequence MQVLVDADACPAVIKDMLFRAARRAEICVTLVANQFLRTPPSPFIKAVQVPAGFDVADARIVELVEAGDLVITADIPLAAAVLDKGAHALDPRGNWFSRENIEERLSTRAMMDQLRSAGIDTGGPAPFSARDGKAFAAQFDRFLARQGKP, from the coding sequence ATGCAAGTACTGGTCGATGCCGACGCGTGTCCCGCCGTCATCAAGGACATGCTGTTTCGCGCCGCGCGTCGTGCCGAAATCTGCGTGACGCTGGTCGCGAACCAGTTTCTGCGCACGCCGCCATCGCCGTTCATCAAGGCGGTGCAGGTGCCGGCCGGCTTCGACGTGGCCGACGCGCGCATCGTCGAGCTGGTGGAAGCGGGCGACCTCGTGATCACCGCCGACATTCCGCTGGCCGCCGCCGTGCTCGACAAGGGCGCGCATGCGCTCGACCCGCGCGGCAACTGGTTCAGCCGCGAGAACATCGAGGAACGCCTGTCGACGCGCGCGATGATGGATCAGTTGCGCAGCGCGGGCATCGACACGGGCGGGCCGGCGCCGTTCAGCGCACGCGACGGCAAGGCGTTTGCCGCGCAGTTCGACCGGTTCCTGGCGCGACAGGGCAAGCCTTGA
- a CDS encoding DUF1993 domain-containing protein, whose product MSPTQLLVPTFSQMLRAQSAWLDKAAAHRQAAGDAPDAAMSLKLAPDMYPLAAQVRFSCFQAMEPIHRLRGEPLPAALLALREAGWHADAQPGTLADAQAIIAGTLTFLGDLAPDALDGGAARPIALDMPNGIAFDMTGEQYARDWALPQFYFHAITAYAILRHHGVELGKADYVPHMLAYVRPGTIPQG is encoded by the coding sequence GTGTCACCGACTCAACTTCTCGTTCCGACCTTCTCCCAGATGCTGCGCGCGCAGTCCGCGTGGCTCGACAAGGCTGCCGCACACCGCCAGGCCGCGGGCGACGCGCCCGACGCGGCGATGTCGCTGAAGCTGGCGCCCGACATGTATCCGCTCGCGGCACAGGTGCGCTTCTCGTGCTTCCAGGCGATGGAGCCCATCCACCGGCTGCGCGGCGAACCGCTGCCGGCCGCACTGCTCGCATTGCGCGAGGCGGGATGGCATGCGGATGCGCAGCCCGGCACGCTCGCCGATGCACAGGCGATCATCGCCGGCACGCTCACGTTTCTCGGCGACCTCGCGCCGGATGCGCTCGATGGCGGTGCCGCGCGGCCGATCGCGCTCGACATGCCGAACGGGATCGCATTCGACATGACGGGCGAGCAGTACGCGCGCGACTGGGCGCTGCCGCAGTTCTATTTCCACGCGATCACCGCGTACGCAATCCTGCGCCACCACGGCGTCGAACTCGGCAAGGCCGACTACGTGCCGCACATGCTCGCGTACGTCCGGCCGGGCACGATTCCGCAAGGGTGA
- a CDS encoding low molecular weight protein tyrosine phosphatase family protein, which yields MTRALFLCSRNRLRSPTAEAVFAAWPGVETDSAGLTPDADTRVSAEQLDWADVVFVMERAHKARLAAQFGAHLRDKKIVCLDIPDRYAYMQPELVTLLERKAGPLLRA from the coding sequence ATGACGCGGGCACTCTTCCTCTGCAGCCGCAACCGGCTGCGCAGCCCGACGGCCGAAGCGGTGTTCGCCGCGTGGCCGGGCGTCGAAACCGACTCCGCGGGCCTCACGCCCGATGCGGACACGCGCGTGTCCGCCGAGCAGCTCGACTGGGCCGATGTCGTATTCGTGATGGAGCGTGCGCACAAGGCGCGGCTGGCAGCGCAATTCGGTGCGCATCTGCGGGACAAGAAGATCGTGTGCCTCGATATTCCCGACCGGTACGCCTACATGCAGCCGGAACTTGTCACGTTGCTCGAACGCAAGGCCGGCCCGTTGCTGCGCGCATGA
- a CDS encoding NUDIX hydrolase, with protein MRTGLDTLAVIKERATIVCRQRSSVLLVARTASRWSLPGGTIRRGETPLDAALRELAEETRLEGLALDYAVQFGGLTKLHHVFVADVPAHLTPRASNEIARCKWFTVDRLDTLRASVPTRKIIELLRLDCFSAIASGRLR; from the coding sequence ATGCGTACCGGGCTGGACACTCTCGCCGTCATCAAGGAACGCGCCACGATCGTGTGCCGTCAGCGCAGCAGCGTGCTGCTGGTCGCCCGCACCGCATCGCGCTGGTCGCTGCCGGGCGGCACGATCCGGCGTGGCGAGACGCCGCTCGATGCTGCACTGCGGGAGCTTGCCGAGGAAACGCGGCTGGAGGGGCTCGCGCTCGACTACGCGGTGCAGTTCGGCGGGCTGACGAAGCTCCATCATGTGTTCGTGGCCGACGTGCCGGCACACCTGACGCCGCGCGCGAGCAACGAGATCGCCCGCTGCAAGTGGTTCACCGTCGACCGGCTCGACACGCTGCGTGCGAGCGTGCCGACGCGCAAGATCATCGAGCTGCTGCGTCTCGACTGTTTCTCGGCGATCGCAAGCGGCCGGCTGCGCTGA
- a CDS encoding CaiB/BaiF CoA transferase family protein, protein MAEHEQQGALAGLRIIDLSRVLGGPYATQILADHGAEVIKVEPPSGDETRTWGPPFDGDTASYFLGVNRNKLGIALDLTQPADRERLLGLLEHADAIVENFKIGTMERWGLGFDALHARFPRLVHCRVSGFGADGPLGGLPGYDAAVQALAGLMSVNGEAGGAPLRVGVPIVDLVTGLNAALGVLMALRERDTSGRGQFVESTLFDCALSILHPHTPNFFHSGKAPVRTGNAHPNITPYDSFPTASVDIFLAVGNNGQFAGLCDVLGTRDWLDDPRFADNRARSANRAALRTLLETALAGHDGAALAEQLMRRGVPCAPVLGLDAALDHPHVAHRQMKVELGRHRGIASPIKLGRTPATYRRPPPALNEHAAQVFADAEPNAEDRDHDTRRD, encoded by the coding sequence ATGGCGGAACACGAGCAGCAGGGCGCGCTGGCGGGATTGCGCATCATCGATCTGTCGCGGGTGCTGGGTGGCCCGTATGCGACGCAGATCCTGGCCGACCACGGCGCGGAGGTGATCAAGGTCGAACCGCCGTCCGGCGACGAGACGCGCACCTGGGGCCCGCCGTTCGACGGCGATACCGCGTCGTACTTCCTCGGCGTGAACCGCAACAAGCTCGGTATCGCGCTCGACCTGACGCAACCGGCCGACCGCGAGCGGCTGCTCGGCCTGCTCGAACATGCGGACGCGATCGTCGAGAACTTCAAGATCGGCACGATGGAGCGCTGGGGGCTCGGCTTCGACGCGCTGCATGCGCGGTTTCCGCGCCTCGTCCATTGCCGCGTGTCGGGCTTCGGCGCGGACGGCCCGCTGGGCGGGCTGCCCGGCTACGACGCGGCCGTGCAGGCCCTCGCGGGGTTGATGAGCGTCAATGGCGAAGCCGGCGGCGCGCCGCTGCGGGTCGGCGTGCCGATCGTCGATCTCGTCACCGGGCTGAACGCGGCGCTCGGCGTGCTGATGGCGCTGCGCGAGCGCGACACGAGCGGCCGCGGCCAGTTCGTCGAATCGACGCTGTTCGACTGCGCGCTGTCGATCCTGCATCCGCATACGCCGAACTTCTTCCATTCTGGGAAAGCACCCGTGCGCACCGGCAACGCGCATCCGAACATCACGCCGTACGACAGCTTTCCGACGGCGAGCGTCGACATCTTTCTGGCGGTCGGAAACAACGGGCAGTTCGCGGGCTTGTGCGACGTGCTCGGCACGCGCGACTGGCTCGACGATCCGCGTTTCGCGGACAACCGCGCGCGCAGCGCGAACCGCGCCGCGCTGCGCACGCTGCTCGAAACGGCGTTGGCCGGACACGACGGCGCGGCGCTCGCCGAGCAACTGATGCGGCGCGGCGTGCCGTGCGCGCCGGTGCTCGGGCTCGATGCGGCGCTCGACCATCCGCATGTCGCGCATCGGCAGATGAAGGTCGAGCTGGGCCGGCATCGCGGCATCGCGTCGCCGATCAAGCTCGGCCGCACGCCGGCCACGTACCGGCGACCGCCGCCCGCGCTGAACGAACACGCGGCGCAGGTGTTTGCCGACGCCGAGCCCAACGCTGAAGACCGCGACCACGACACACGCCGGGACTGA
- a CDS encoding CitMHS family transporter — protein sequence MLAWIGAIAIVALFGLIITKRLSPLVALIVVPVAASLAAGFGLATGKFIVHGVQNIGPIAGMFVFAILFFGILTDAGMLDPIIAGVLRVIGCHPPRIVMGSALLALLIHLDGSGAVTFLVTLPAMMPLYTRLGMDRRILACVASMAAGVNFLPWVGPMLRASAALHIPGSAIFMPMIPVQIVGLVFVFGTAYVLGVREAKRLGLDRAGAASLAIAPRALTDDERALRRPERFRINLVLTLVVLVTLVAGIVDPMVMFMLGTVAALVINYPDVQAQRERIDAHAKAALMMASVLLAAGAFTGIMSGTGMLKAMADVVVAHVPVEHARHMPFVLGLLSMPLSLLFDPDSFYFGVLPVLAESAKLLGVPPIQMAQAALLGQMTTGFPVSPLTPATFLIVGLTGVELAEHQKFTIPFLFAATVLMVFAAVIVGVFPL from the coding sequence ATGCTTGCATGGATCGGCGCGATCGCCATCGTCGCGCTGTTCGGCCTGATCATCACGAAGCGGCTATCGCCGCTCGTCGCGCTGATCGTCGTGCCGGTGGCCGCGTCGCTCGCGGCCGGGTTCGGGCTCGCGACCGGCAAGTTCATCGTGCACGGCGTACAGAACATCGGCCCGATCGCCGGGATGTTCGTTTTTGCGATTCTTTTTTTCGGAATCCTCACCGACGCCGGGATGCTCGATCCGATCATCGCGGGCGTGCTGCGCGTGATCGGCTGCCATCCGCCGCGTATCGTGATGGGCTCGGCGCTGCTCGCGCTGCTGATCCATCTCGACGGCTCGGGCGCCGTCACGTTTCTCGTCACGCTGCCCGCGATGATGCCGCTCTATACGCGGCTCGGGATGGATCGCCGCATCCTCGCGTGCGTCGCGTCGATGGCGGCCGGCGTCAATTTCCTGCCGTGGGTCGGGCCGATGCTGCGCGCATCGGCGGCGCTGCACATTCCCGGCTCGGCGATCTTCATGCCGATGATTCCGGTGCAGATCGTCGGGCTCGTGTTCGTGTTCGGCACCGCCTACGTGCTCGGCGTGCGCGAGGCGAAGCGGCTCGGGCTCGATCGTGCCGGCGCGGCGTCGCTCGCGATCGCGCCGCGGGCGCTGACCGACGACGAGCGCGCATTGCGTCGGCCGGAGCGCTTCCGGATCAATCTCGTGCTGACGCTCGTCGTGCTCGTCACGCTCGTGGCGGGCATCGTCGACCCGATGGTGATGTTCATGCTCGGCACGGTCGCCGCGCTCGTGATCAACTACCCGGACGTACAGGCCCAGCGCGAGCGGATCGACGCGCACGCCAAGGCCGCGCTGATGATGGCGAGCGTGCTGCTCGCGGCCGGCGCGTTCACCGGCATCATGTCCGGCACCGGGATGCTGAAGGCGATGGCGGACGTGGTCGTCGCGCACGTGCCGGTCGAGCATGCGCGCCACATGCCGTTCGTGCTCGGGCTGCTGTCGATGCCGCTCAGCCTGCTGTTCGACCCCGATTCGTTCTACTTCGGCGTGCTGCCGGTGCTCGCGGAAAGCGCGAAGCTGCTCGGCGTGCCGCCGATCCAGATGGCGCAGGCCGCGCTGCTCGGCCAGATGACGACGGGCTTTCCGGTGAGCCCGCTCACCCCCGCGACGTTCCTGATCGTCGGCCTGACCGGCGTCGAGCTGGCCGAGCACCAGAAATTCACGATTCCGTTCCTGTTCGCCGCCACGGTGCTAATGGTGTTCGCCGCGGTGATCGTGGGCGTGTTTCCGTTGTGA
- a CDS encoding acyl-CoA dehydrogenase family protein, with translation MQFDLTDDQRAIESAIEKICARFGDDYWLERDRAGGFPADFHAALAEAGWLGIAMDPAHGGAGLGMTEAALMMRTISASGAGLSGASAVHMNIFGLNPVQVFGTDAQKARFLPPLIAGRDKACFAVTEPDAGLDTTHLTTQARRDGDHYVLSGRKIWISTAQVANKMLIIARTTPLDQVAKPTDGLSLFYTDLDRSRVEVREIEKMGRKAVDSNMLFIDNLRVPEGDLIGNEGDGFRYLLHGLNPERILIAAEAIGLGQAALRRATQYACERVVFGRPIGQNQSIQHPLAQAWMQLEAAWLMVMKAATRYDAGQSCGAEANAAKYLGAEAAFQACQTAVATHGGMGYAKEYHVERYLRECMIPRLAPVSPQLILCYIAEKVLGLPKSY, from the coding sequence ATGCAGTTCGACCTGACCGATGACCAGCGCGCGATCGAAAGCGCGATCGAGAAAATATGCGCGCGCTTCGGCGACGATTACTGGCTCGAACGCGATCGCGCGGGCGGGTTTCCGGCCGATTTCCACGCGGCGCTCGCCGAGGCCGGCTGGCTCGGCATCGCGATGGACCCGGCCCATGGCGGCGCCGGGCTCGGGATGACCGAGGCCGCGCTGATGATGCGCACGATCAGCGCCTCGGGCGCCGGCCTGTCCGGCGCGTCGGCCGTCCACATGAACATCTTCGGGCTGAATCCGGTGCAGGTGTTCGGCACCGACGCGCAGAAGGCGCGCTTCCTGCCGCCGCTGATCGCCGGGCGCGACAAGGCGTGCTTCGCGGTGACGGAACCCGATGCGGGCCTCGACACCACGCACCTGACCACGCAGGCGCGCCGCGACGGCGACCATTACGTGCTGAGCGGGCGCAAGATCTGGATCTCGACCGCGCAGGTCGCGAACAAGATGCTGATCATCGCGCGCACGACGCCGCTCGACCAGGTCGCGAAGCCGACCGACGGGCTGAGCCTGTTCTATACCGACCTCGACCGCTCGCGCGTCGAGGTGCGCGAGATCGAGAAGATGGGCCGCAAGGCGGTCGATTCGAACATGCTGTTCATCGACAACCTGCGCGTGCCGGAAGGCGACCTGATCGGCAACGAAGGCGACGGCTTCCGCTACCTGCTGCACGGGCTGAATCCCGAACGGATCCTGATCGCCGCGGAGGCGATCGGGCTCGGGCAGGCCGCGCTGCGCCGCGCGACGCAGTACGCGTGCGAGCGTGTCGTGTTCGGCCGGCCGATCGGGCAGAACCAGTCGATCCAGCATCCGCTCGCGCAGGCGTGGATGCAGCTCGAGGCCGCGTGGCTGATGGTGATGAAGGCGGCGACGCGCTACGACGCGGGGCAGTCGTGCGGCGCGGAGGCCAACGCCGCGAAATACCTCGGCGCGGAAGCCGCGTTCCAGGCCTGCCAGACGGCGGTCGCGACGCACGGCGGGATGGGCTATGCGAAGGAATACCATGTCGAGCGCTACCTGCGCGAGTGTATGATTCCAAGGCTCGCGCCCGTGAGTCCGCAACTGATCCTGTGCTACATCGCGGAGAAGGTGCTCGGGCTGCCGAAGTCGTACTGA
- a CDS encoding IclR family transcriptional regulator encodes MDVKLVARTLDLFELFAAERRPLPLTELARLLNVPASSCLAMARTLVSRGYLYEVRKRGGYYPTRRLQTIAAAIDATDPVVDTVHPHLVALRDASRETAVLGKIQGVAVTYLDVVESEQAIRYTRAPGELRPLHANSIGKAIFAELAGDAQQALGAQLPFERFTDATVADLPALVAQTARFRELGWAENFGESAPELSAIAVALTLDGDWYGLSVVGPTERIRQHRDTHAALLVDAKARLLAEHARD; translated from the coding sequence ATGGACGTCAAACTCGTTGCCCGCACGCTCGACCTGTTCGAGCTGTTCGCCGCCGAACGGCGGCCGCTGCCGCTCACCGAACTCGCGCGCCTGCTCAATGTGCCGGCGTCGAGCTGCCTCGCGATGGCGCGCACGCTCGTGAGCCGCGGCTACCTGTACGAAGTGCGCAAGCGCGGCGGCTACTACCCGACGCGCCGCCTGCAGACGATCGCCGCCGCGATCGACGCGACCGACCCGGTCGTCGACACCGTCCATCCGCATCTCGTCGCGCTGCGCGACGCGAGCCGCGAGACGGCCGTGCTCGGCAAGATCCAGGGTGTGGCGGTCACGTATCTCGACGTCGTCGAGTCGGAGCAGGCGATCCGCTATACGCGCGCGCCGGGCGAACTGCGCCCGCTGCATGCGAATTCGATCGGCAAGGCGATCTTCGCGGAACTGGCCGGCGACGCACAGCAGGCGCTCGGCGCGCAGTTGCCGTTCGAGCGCTTCACCGATGCGACGGTGGCGGATCTACCCGCGCTCGTCGCGCAAACCGCCCGGTTTCGCGAACTCGGCTGGGCCGAGAACTTCGGCGAGAGCGCGCCCGAGCTGTCGGCGATCGCGGTTGCGTTGACGCTCGACGGCGACTGGTACGGGCTGTCGGTGGTCGGGCCGACCGAGCGGATTCGCCAGCATCGCGACACGCATGCGGCGCTGCTCGTCGACGCGAAGGCCAGGCTGCTGGCCGAGCACGCGCGCGACTGA
- a CDS encoding chitinase: MNNNVLPRFIPRALAAGCLLAVASVSQGAGVYAPYVDVTLYPTPLVDQIGVRQGIQQFTLAFVVAGNGCVPSWGGVQPIGNGASGGLLTALSTSIASYRAKGGEVAVSFGGANGTPLMQACSTVPALASAYQTVIDTYGLTHVDFDIEGASQTDTAAVARNFQAVTQLQASYAAKGKPLHVTLTLPTMPTGLTQDGLNVVNAAISNKTAFDAVNVMAMDYGPANLDMGAAAISAAQALYSQLDTAFKSAGQPKTNAQLWQMVGVTPMIGVNDVQGETFTLANAQSVLNAAVSNGYGFFGNWSVGRDQACPSGGTYASPTCSGVAQQPYAFATIFKRLDGKWGTGVTQDPNYGSGSDGGTPQPGAPWAAGQVYTAGATVTYQGTTYQAQWWTQGDVPGQAAVWKAVGGGTATWSATTAYSGGTCVMYQGAKYCAKWWTQGDNPSAGGVWVKS, encoded by the coding sequence ATGAACAACAATGTGTTGCCGCGTTTCATCCCGCGCGCACTTGCAGCGGGTTGCCTGCTTGCCGTGGCGAGCGTGTCCCAGGGCGCCGGCGTCTATGCGCCCTACGTCGACGTGACGCTCTATCCGACGCCGCTCGTCGACCAGATCGGCGTCCGGCAAGGCATCCAGCAGTTCACGCTCGCGTTCGTGGTCGCGGGCAACGGCTGTGTGCCGTCATGGGGCGGCGTGCAGCCGATCGGCAACGGCGCGAGCGGCGGCCTGCTGACCGCGCTGTCGACGTCGATCGCGAGCTATCGCGCGAAAGGCGGCGAAGTCGCCGTGTCGTTCGGCGGTGCGAACGGCACGCCGCTGATGCAGGCGTGCTCGACGGTTCCCGCGCTGGCGAGCGCGTACCAGACCGTGATCGACACCTACGGCCTCACGCACGTCGACTTCGACATCGAAGGTGCGTCGCAAACGGACACGGCCGCGGTCGCACGCAACTTCCAGGCGGTCACGCAGCTGCAGGCGAGCTATGCGGCGAAAGGCAAGCCGCTGCACGTCACGCTGACGCTGCCGACGATGCCGACCGGGCTCACGCAGGACGGCCTGAACGTCGTCAACGCGGCGATCTCGAACAAGACCGCGTTCGATGCGGTGAACGTGATGGCGATGGACTACGGCCCCGCGAACCTCGACATGGGCGCGGCCGCGATCAGTGCCGCGCAGGCGCTCTACTCGCAGCTCGATACGGCTTTCAAGTCGGCCGGCCAGCCGAAGACGAATGCGCAGCTCTGGCAGATGGTCGGCGTCACGCCGATGATCGGCGTGAACGACGTGCAAGGCGAAACCTTCACGCTCGCGAATGCGCAAAGCGTGCTGAACGCGGCGGTCAGCAACGGCTACGGCTTCTTCGGCAACTGGTCGGTCGGCCGCGACCAGGCGTGCCCGTCGGGCGGCACGTATGCGTCGCCGACCTGCTCGGGCGTCGCGCAGCAGCCGTACGCGTTCGCGACGATCTTCAAGCGGCTCGACGGCAAGTGGGGCACGGGCGTCACGCAGGATCCGAACTACGGCAGCGGCTCGGACGGCGGCACGCCGCAACCGGGTGCGCCCTGGGCGGCCGGCCAGGTCTATACGGCCGGCGCGACGGTCACCTACCAGGGCACGACGTACCAGGCGCAATGGTGGACGCAGGGCGACGTGCCCGGACAGGCCGCCGTGTGGAAGGCCGTCGGCGGCGGCACGGCCACGTGGTCGGCCACCACCGCGTATTCGGGCGGCACCTGCGTGATGTACCAGGGCGCGAAATACTGTGCGAAATGGTGGACGCAAGGCGACAACCCGAGTGCGGGCGGCGTGTGGGTGAAGTCGTGA
- a CDS encoding LysR substrate-binding domain-containing protein yields the protein MLDLRRLRYFVVVADELHFGRAALRLRVAQPPLTRHIAALESELGVRLFERSTRAVRLTPEGAAFLDHARHVVSAAAEAEATARKIAQGVAGRIVIGYASSIPMSDTFPDVIRVASRTMPDVELAFREAATASQRQQIADGTMDIGFGWAWHGAPGVPVASLVVSREPLVAAVPAGDPLASRASVDVAALAHATFVTFPPGYGSALTAALDDLCAQAGFTPRIGATAAQITTLVSLVAAERGIAIVPGFTATLQRPGVVYVPLAGTRAVEQIVSWNEPFASACVERFVALARSLVQPPSA from the coding sequence ATGCTCGACCTGCGCCGCCTCCGCTATTTCGTGGTCGTCGCCGACGAACTGCACTTCGGCCGCGCGGCGTTGCGCCTGCGGGTCGCGCAGCCGCCGCTGACGCGCCATATCGCTGCACTCGAAAGCGAGCTCGGCGTCCGGCTGTTCGAGCGTTCGACGCGCGCGGTGCGGCTGACGCCGGAAGGCGCCGCGTTCCTCGACCATGCGCGCCACGTCGTCAGCGCGGCCGCCGAGGCCGAGGCGACCGCGCGCAAGATCGCGCAGGGCGTTGCCGGGCGAATCGTGATCGGCTATGCGAGCTCGATCCCGATGTCCGACACGTTCCCGGACGTCATCCGCGTCGCGAGCCGGACGATGCCCGACGTCGAGCTGGCGTTCCGCGAGGCGGCGACCGCGAGCCAGCGCCAGCAGATCGCGGACGGCACGATGGACATCGGTTTCGGCTGGGCATGGCACGGTGCGCCCGGCGTGCCGGTGGCATCGCTCGTCGTGTCGCGCGAACCGCTCGTCGCGGCCGTGCCGGCCGGCGATCCGCTCGCGAGCCGTGCGAGCGTCGACGTCGCGGCGCTTGCGCACGCAACCTTCGTCACCTTTCCGCCCGGTTACGGCTCGGCATTGACCGCGGCACTGGACGACCTGTGCGCGCAAGCCGGATTCACGCCGCGGATCGGCGCGACCGCCGCACAGATCACGACGCTCGTGTCGCTGGTGGCCGCCGAACGCGGCATCGCGATCGTGCCGGGTTTCACGGCCACGCTGCAGCGTCCGGGCGTCGTCTACGTGCCGCTCGCCGGCACGCGCGCGGTCGAGCAGATCGTGTCGTGGAACGAGCCGTTCGCGTCGGCGTGCGTCGAGCGCTTCGTCGCACTGGCGCGCTCGCTCGTGCAGCCGCCATCGGCTTGA